CTGATGCATCATCCCGGCGTCCTCGGGCGCCGTGTCGAAGTAGTCGCTGTCGAGGGCGACGGGAAGCACTTCGACGGCGAAGGTGTCCGTGGCGAAGACGGAGACCCTGTGGTCCCAGATCCACTGTGCGAGGGAGCGTTTCTGCCGGAACCCGGTCGCCCGCCGCCCCGATCGCACCTCGTCGCGGACCGCGAGCGGCGCTTCGCGGAACCACCGGGCCCATCCGGTGTGGACGAGGACGATGTCACCCGGCTGGACGCGCACCTGCTGACGGGCGCAAGCCTGGTCCAGCAGTTCGGCGTCCAGCGCGGGTCCTTCGCGGTGGTCCAGCGGACGGTCCTGTGCGGCGAGCAGCCCGGCGATGTCGAGCAGGACCGCGCGGCCGACGATGGGTTTCTCGGCCCACAGCTGCACGCCGAGTTCCGGGGTTCCGGGCCGGATCGCGTCGTCGGGCACGCCGTCGTAGAACCCGTATCCGGAAGCCCGGCGGTGACGCAGCCCGTCGAGCTGGGAGCTGGCCTGAGGGAAGAACTCGTGCAGCATGTCGTCGCGCGCCTCCGCATGAGCGGCGGTGATCTCGTGCAGAGGCGCCCGCCTGGCCCGCGACATGGGCGGGTCGAACGCGTCCAGCGGGTAGTCGAGGTTGAACACGGCCCCTCGGGTCACGGTCGCCGCCGCGGCGGCCACCTCCGAGGGGCCCGCGAAGTTCGCGGCGCCCCGCCCGGGGTCGTGGGTGAACACACCCCACGAAGACCCCGGCGGTGTCCTGCCCAGAAGCTCCGCGTACGGGGGTACCGGGCCGGGACCCGGATCAGTGGCCATCGGAGGGCTCGCCGTCGTGGAAGTAGGTCAGGACGAAGGCGAGCAGGCCGGCCGCCGAAGAGAGCCCGAAGGCGTAGGGGCCGATCGTCTCGGCCAGGTCCATCGCGGCCATGCCCTGGCCGAGCGCGACCAGCACGCTCTGACCGAACACGATGACCGCGCCGCCGAGGAGGAACAGCACGGTGGCTGCGGCGAAAAGGTGTGAGCAGACGGCCTCAACGCCGCTGCGCTTCTTGTGAGCATGACCGGTCATGGGCACGTTCCCTTCTGACGGCGACCGCCGAGTGTGGCGTCGCAGGCGTGGATGTTCATGGTTAGACGGGAAGGATCTGGAGTGCGATCAGGGCGCCGACTCCCAGCAGCGGAATGCAGTAGTACTTCAGCAGCGGGATGAACGTCTTCCCCGGATTCACCTCCGCGATGCCGGAGGCGACATAGATCGGGGCTCCCGACGGCGGGGAGGCGCCTTCGGTGGAGGCGAAGATCAGGGCGGCCGCGGCGGCGACGGGGACCGGGACGCCGACACTGGCCATGGTCATCACCGCGACCGGGCCGATCGCGGCCATGGTCGCGCTCGCGGTGAGGGGGACGGCGATCAGGATGATGATCGCGCCGATGGCGAACACCATGATCCACTTCGGCACGTCCAGGTGGGACAGCAGTGACTCGAGCTCGCCGGCGAGTCCGATCTTGCCGAGGAGGTTCGACGCGGCGAACGCGGCGAAGATCGTGATCCCGATGACGCCGAACGGACGGGCTGCGCCCTGCACGAGCGTCCACCACCCGGAGGGCGACTTCGGCAGCGACGACCGGCCCAGGATCAGGATCACGATGAGCATCAGCACCGGGATCCAGGTGAGCAGGCTCAGCACGTCGCTCATCTGGTACGGAACCGGATCGAGCACGGTGCCGTCGCCGAGCTTCCGGCCCGGCTGCTCATGGGCGCTCAGTCCCGTGGTGCCGGACAGCCAGGTGGCGAGCGGTCCGAACGACAGGGCCAGCGGGACGAAGATCGGCACCAGCAGGAAGGACGTGGTCCAGCCTCGGGCGAGACTCGTGCGCACCGGCAGCCGGTCGGAGGCGGGGACAGCGGGAATGCCGTACTTGCGGACGATCCAGAAGGCGACCACCAGGCGGTAGGCAAGCGCCCAGAGCCCGGCGAAGAACAGCGGCATGACGATCTCGTGCGACTGCATCGCGCCCTGCGCGACGAGACCGCCGACGAGGATGAACATGGTGCCCGAGAACGGGAAGCTGACGCCGAAGCCTGCGAGCCCCGAGGCCACGGTCGCCGCGATCTCGGGTTTGACGCCGGACTTCTTCATCCACGGGATGGTGATCGACCCGACCGCCGCCGTGATCGCCGCCCCGATATGGGCGATGGCGCCGAAGACCGCGCCTGCCACGGTCGTGGTGTAGAGGTGGCCGCCGCGGAACCGCCCCAGGAGGGAGTTGAGGAGGTCGACGAGCTTCATCAGCACCGGGGTGCGCTCGAGGATGTAGGAGACGAACACGAACGCGAGGGCCGCGAACATGATCTCTTCGGTGAGCGCATCCGTCACGGACGTCCAGATCATGGTCGGGACGGAGGCCTTCTTGCTGGGCCCGGCCACGAACGCGACCGCGCAGACGGCGACGAACCCGAGCGCCATCGCCTCTCCGATGTTGCGCTTCAGCACGGCATTCCAGACGAGGATGACGACGATGAAGACGACCAGCGCGATGATGGCGATCATGCGATGCTCCCCTCGAGGAGCGCCCGACGGCGGTTCGCTTCGTCCTCCTGGATGGCCAGCGCCCGCGGCAGGGTCTGCCGGGCTTCCGCGGCAGGCACCACGATCACGCCGTCGTCGTCCGCCACGATGAGGTCGCCAGGGGCGACCACGACTCCGCCGATGGCGACGGGCACGTCGATCTGTCCAGGGCCGTTCTTGTAGGGGCCTGCGGGGTTGACCGCCCGTGCCCACGCCGGGAAGCCCATTTCCTCGAGATCCCGCACATCGCGCAGGGCGCCGTCGGCGACGATCCCGACGGCGCCGCGCTTGCGCGCCTTCTCGGCCATCAGTTCACCGAGCAGCGCCCGGTCGGTGTGACCCTGACCGTTGACGGTGAGGAAGTCGCCCGGCTGGACCTTCTCCAGTGCGGCATGCAGGAGCTTGTTGTCTCCCGGCGGCACCCACACGGTGCGTGCCCAGCCCACGGCCTTCGCTCCGGTCCACAGTGCCCGGATTCCGGCGTCGGTCATGCCCATGCGATCCCGTGCGTCGCCGATGTTCGCCACCGGGATGTGCGCGTACGCCTCCGCGAGCTCCGCCCGGTCCGCGGCCGTCCCGACCGCTGCGAGGAGGTGCGATGCCGCTGCCGCGTGGGACATCACGGACCGCACGCCCAGTTCGTCCAGCATGGCCGCGGCTTCCTCGGCCTCGTGCCCGCGGCGTTCGGCGTGCTTGAGCGTTCCCGCGTAGAGGCGCTCGACCCCCGCCGCACCGCCGGCATGCTCCGCCACCAGCTGCTCCAGTGCCCAGTCGCGGGCGCCCATGGCCTCGCCGGCGTCGAGCGTCTCGACGATCAGGGCGCCGAGCCCCTTCATGAACGAGCTGCGCAGGAGCTTCCGGCGCGCGGCATCCCCCGGGAGTCCGCCGATGTCCTCCACCGGAGCTCCCAGAGCGGCGAACACCTCCGCCGCGGGGGCCGACGCCGCGCCGCTGATCACGACCGGTGTGGCCGCGCCGTGCTCAGGAACCGATCCGGTCACCGCGACGTCGGCGTAGCGCGCTTCGCCGACGACGGCGGCGACAGTGGTCTTGATCTCCGGAGCGGCGGAGTTCATGTCGATGAACAGTGTCCTCTCTCCGAGATACCCGGCCACCGACGTCGCCGCCGGCACGGCCGCGCGGCCGCCCACCAAGCACAGCACGACCTCCGCGTTCTCCACCACCTCCTGGGCGGTCGTCTTGCGCTCCACCCCTTCCGGAGTGGTGACCGGGGCGGGGTCGAAACCCGCCACCGTCCAGCCGAGCCCGAGCAGGCCTTTCGCATACAGGGTCCCGGCTTCGCCGAGACCGATCATTGCTACATGCACCTTTGCATCCATTCTATGAGAGAACATCTCACTGTATGGTAAGTGTGGGTTTTGCCCTCCGCAAGGGTTTTCTGCCGGAAGCGCGGAACGGGACGGTTCGTGACAGGGCTGTCCCGAGCTGTGAAACGGCGCGTGTGGGGCGGATAAGCTGGTGCCGACGAGCCGCACACTCGCGCAGCGGTCACGCGTGAAGCGTCACCGGGCCCGGTGTGGTCATTCGTCGTGGTCCGGAGGTTCCGGATGCGTGCAACGAAGAGGATGAGATGGTGGCTGCGAACTCCCCGATGCGCTCGCTGGAACGGGCTATCGACGTGCTTGAGGTGCTCGACAGTGCCGCAGGTTCCCTCCGGCTCAATGAAGTGGCCCGTCGCGCGGATCTCCCGGTCGCCACCACTCAGAGGATCCTCGCGGTCCTGGAGTCGCGTGACCGGGTGGAGCGTGACGGTTACGGATACCGGCCGGGCATCGCGCTCACCTTCGGAGCGCACGCCTTCTCCACCACGAACCCCCTCATCAGAGCCGCGCGCCCGGTGCTGATCGAACTCGCCAACCTCACCGGCCTCGCGGCGACCCTGTACCGCGAGCACCATGGGCAGCGGGTCGCCTTGTCCCGTGCGGGAGTCTCCAGCCACTTCGGTTACGAACTGGTCGTCGGATCGCGCCTGCCGCTCACGAGCGGAGGCGGCAAGGCCCTCCTGGCGCAGCTCGACGACGCGCAGATCGAGCACGTGCTGGCGACCTCGGGGGACTCCATCGCTGATCCCGACGCGCTCCGCGAGGACCTCGCCCGGATCCGGGAGCGCGGCTATTCGATCTCCCGCGAAGAGCGCGAACCCGGAGTCGCGAGCGTCGCTGCCGCGGTTCCTCGGGAGTCCGGCATCCTCGCCGCCGTGCAGGTCACCGGCACGGTGGACGATTTCCCTGACGAGCACACGGCCGAGATGGGCCGGAAAGTCCGTCAGGCCGCCAACGCGATCGGCAACGGGCTTCTCATCTGAGTGTCCGTCGCCGAATCAGACGCCCCCGAGTGTCGAGACATTGGGCTCGT
The nucleotide sequence above comes from Arthrobacter woluwensis. Encoded proteins:
- a CDS encoding cyclase family protein; its protein translation is MATDPGPGPVPPYAELLGRTPPGSSWGVFTHDPGRGAANFAGPSEVAAAAATVTRGAVFNLDYPLDAFDPPMSRARRAPLHEITAAHAEARDDMLHEFFPQASSQLDGLRHRRASGYGFYDGVPDDAIRPGTPELGVQLWAEKPIVGRAVLLDIAGLLAAQDRPLDHREGPALDAELLDQACARQQVRVQPGDIVLVHTGWARWFREAPLAVRDEVRSGRRATGFRQKRSLAQWIWDHRVSVFATDTFAVEVLPVALDSDYFDTAPEDAGMMHQELIAKLGIPLGELWNLEDLLADSQATGRWDALCVIKPLNLVGGVGSPPNATAIR
- a CDS encoding TRAP transporter large permease subunit — translated: MIAIIALVVFIVVILVWNAVLKRNIGEAMALGFVAVCAVAFVAGPSKKASVPTMIWTSVTDALTEEIMFAALAFVFVSYILERTPVLMKLVDLLNSLLGRFRGGHLYTTTVAGAVFGAIAHIGAAITAAVGSITIPWMKKSGVKPEIAATVASGLAGFGVSFPFSGTMFILVGGLVAQGAMQSHEIVMPLFFAGLWALAYRLVVAFWIVRKYGIPAVPASDRLPVRTSLARGWTTSFLLVPIFVPLALSFGPLATWLSGTTGLSAHEQPGRKLGDGTVLDPVPYQMSDVLSLLTWIPVLMLIVILILGRSSLPKSPSGWWTLVQGAARPFGVIGITIFAAFAASNLLGKIGLAGELESLLSHLDVPKWIMVFAIGAIIILIAVPLTASATMAAIGPVAVMTMASVGVPVPVAAAAALIFASTEGASPPSGAPIYVASGIAEVNPGKTFIPLLKYYCIPLLGVGALIALQILPV
- a CDS encoding DUF1932 domain-containing protein → MHVAMIGLGEAGTLYAKGLLGLGWTVAGFDPAPVTTPEGVERKTTAQEVVENAEVVLCLVGGRAAVPAATSVAGYLGERTLFIDMNSAAPEIKTTVAAVVGEARYADVAVTGSVPEHGAATPVVISGAASAPAAEVFAALGAPVEDIGGLPGDAARRKLLRSSFMKGLGALIVETLDAGEAMGARDWALEQLVAEHAGGAAGVERLYAGTLKHAERRGHEAEEAAAMLDELGVRSVMSHAAAASHLLAAVGTAADRAELAEAYAHIPVANIGDARDRMGMTDAGIRALWTGAKAVGWARTVWVPPGDNKLLHAALEKVQPGDFLTVNGQGHTDRALLGELMAEKARKRGAVGIVADGALRDVRDLEEMGFPAWARAVNPAGPYKNGPGQIDVPVAIGGVVVAPGDLIVADDDGVIVVPAAEARQTLPRALAIQEDEANRRRALLEGSIA
- a CDS encoding IclR family transcriptional regulator; this encodes MVAANSPMRSLERAIDVLEVLDSAAGSLRLNEVARRADLPVATTQRILAVLESRDRVERDGYGYRPGIALTFGAHAFSTTNPLIRAARPVLIELANLTGLAATLYREHHGQRVALSRAGVSSHFGYELVVGSRLPLTSGGGKALLAQLDDAQIEHVLATSGDSIADPDALREDLARIRERGYSISREEREPGVASVAAAVPRESGILAAVQVTGTVDDFPDEHTAEMGRKVRQAANAIGNGLLI